Genomic DNA from Amycolatopsis alba DSM 44262:
TTCCGGTAGTCCGCTTGGGTCAGCATGCTGAACAGCGCGGAGAACCCGACGCTGACCACCGCCGCCGCGGTGACCACGGTCCAGGTCGAGCGGACCGACTTGAGCTTGGTCCATTCCGCGGCGAGCGTGTTCGCGACGCCGGGGGAGGCCATGGTGGTGGTCACGCTAGTCACTGCCTTCCGAGGCGAGCGCCCGCACCGTCTCGGCGAGCTTGTGTTCGTTGGCGGAGCGGTACTGCACGCTGTCCCTGGTGAGATCCATGAACGCGGCTTCGAGGCTGGCACGGACCGGGGTGAGTTCGTGCAACCCGAGCCTGCGTTCCAGGGCGATGTCACCGATCTGCGGCGCGTCCAGGCCGATGACGGTGAGAGAGCCGTCTTCCCGCTTCGTGACCGTGCCGCCCGCCCGTTCGAGTGCCTCGGCGAGCTCGGTGACCTGCGGCGAGACCACGCGGACGTGATTGCGGGAGCTGCGCTGGGTCAGGTCGGTGATCGGCAGGTCGGCGATGAGCTCACCGCGGCCGATCACGATGACGTGAGCGGCGGTCTCCTCCATCTCGTTCATCAAGTGGCTCGACACGAACACCGTGCGGCCCTCGGCGGCGAGGTCCTGCATCAGGGTCCGGATCCAGAAGATTCCCTCGGGATCGAGCCCGTTGACCGGTTCGTCGAACAGCAGCGTCGGCGGGTCGCCGAGCAGGGCCGTCGCGATCCCGAGCCGCTGGTACATGCCGAGGGAGAACCCGCCGACCTTCTTGCCCGCGACCTCGGTGAGGCCGACGGTGTCGAGCACTTCGTCCACCCGCTTGCGGGAGAGGCCGCCCGCCTGCGCCACCCACTGCAAGTGGCGGTACGCGGTGCGGGAGCCGTGCACGGCTTTGGCGTCGAGCAGCGCGCCGACCTCCCGCATCGGTGCGGGCAGGTCACGGTAGGCCTTGCCGCCGACGGTGACCGAGCCGCCGCTGGGCGCGTCCAGGCCGAGGATCATCCGCATGGTGGTCGACTTGCCCGCCCCGTTCGGCCCGAGGAAACCGGTCACCACACCGGGTTTGATGTCGAACGACAGGGAACGGACGGCCGTCGTGCTCCCGTATTTTTTCGTCAGATCTCGTGCTGTGATCACGTGCCTGCCCCGCCCTCGGTTCGTGCTGCCGATGTCCAGGGAACCGGTTGGGACGGTTGATCGGCTACTGCACAACGTCGCTCGCCACCGCAACCAAAGTTGCGGCGCGGGCCAGTGTTCCAGTCTTGACAGCCTCCGGCAGCGTTCATACATTCATACAGGAGTTGTAAATCTGTATGAATGACGCTGGGAGTTGATCCGCATGCGGCTCGGCAAGACCGCCGTCGTCCTCGGTGGCAGCGCCGCCGGTCTCTGCACCGCGGGCGCGCTCGCCCGGTACTTCGACCAGGTCCTGGTGCTCGAACGCGACGAGCTTCCGGCCGAGGCCGAGCACCGGCGCGGGGTACCGCAGAGCAAGCATCCGCACTTCCTGCTGAACTCGGGCCGTCGCGCGATCGGCGCGCTGTTCCCCGGCTTCGAAGACGACCTCGTCGCCGCCGGCGGA
This window encodes:
- a CDS encoding ABC transporter ATP-binding protein, which codes for MITARDLTKKYGSTTAVRSLSFDIKPGVVTGFLGPNGAGKSTTMRMILGLDAPSGGSVTVGGKAYRDLPAPMREVGALLDAKAVHGSRTAYRHLQWVAQAGGLSRKRVDEVLDTVGLTEVAGKKVGGFSLGMYQRLGIATALLGDPPTLLFDEPVNGLDPEGIFWIRTLMQDLAAEGRTVFVSSHLMNEMEETAAHVIVIGRGELIADLPITDLTQRSSRNHVRVVSPQVTELAEALERAGGTVTKREDGSLTVIGLDAPQIGDIALERRLGLHELTPVRASLEAAFMDLTRDSVQYRSANEHKLAETVRALASEGSD